One Gemmatimonadaceae bacterium genomic window, CGTGCCGCCATCGCGGTCAGCGTCTCGTGCGACCATGGCCCGCCTTTACTGCCGAAGCCGCCACCCGTGAAGTATGCGATGACTCGTACTTTGTCCGGCGTCAGCCCCAGGTACCGCGCGACAGTGTTGCGGACACTCGTTATGCCCTGCGTCGATTCGTACAGCGTCAACGAATCACCGTCCCACTGCGCGATGGTGCTGTGCACCTCCATCGGGTTGTGATTCTCGAGCGGCGTCACATACGTCTGATCGACGGTGACGGATGCGGCGGCAAGCCCTTGCTCGAGATTGCCGCGTGTGACGACGCGTTGGCCGCCTAACGGGTGAACGTCTTCCGGCGGGATCGTCGGCGCCTTGTGCCAGTCGAGAACCGGTCGCTCGCTGTCGTACGTGACACGCACCAGGTCCACCGACTCGCGAGCGTGCTCGAATGTGTCGGCAACGACGACACCAATCGGCTGGCCGTTGTAGCGGACGACGTCATCCTGTAACAACGTCGGAAGGCGCATCGACACCGCGCTGCGAGCGCCAGGGCCCTGGCTGCCCGATTCTCGAGAGCCGCTGCTCTCCCCTGAGCTCTGCGCGTGAGGTCCTGGTGTCGGCGCGCCGGGCAGGCGCGGCACGTTGAAGGGGGTGAGGATCTTGATCACACCCGGCGCCTTCTCGGCGACAGTCGTGTCGATCGCCTTCACGCGGCCCTTGGCAATCGTGCTCGTGATGATGACGCCATGCACGATATTCGGAATCGGATACTCGGCGGCGTACTTCGCTCCGCCGGTCACCTTCAACCGTCCGTCGACGCGGTCGAGCGGTGTGCCCACACTCTCGGTGCGTTTGGGTTTCCGCATCCAGGTCATGTCGTCACCTCCGTGAGCGCGCGTACGAGCGTGCGCTTGGCGAGCAACACCTTGAACGCGTTATCACGATGTGGACGTGCCTTCGCCAACGCGGCCTCGGCCGCTTCACGGAAGGTATGTTCGCTGACCGGCTTGCCAATGAGCTCGTGCTCGGCCTCCGTCGACCGCCATGGCCTGGTCGCAACGCCACCTAACCCAACACGCGCGTCCTGGATCTTTCCGCTCTGAACGTCGACGGCCACCGCGGCCGAGGCGAGAGCAAATGCGAAACTCGCGCGGTCGCGAACCTTGAGGTACAGTGAGCGCTTCGCCGCTGGGAGAGGCGGCAGATCGATCGACGTGATCAGCTCGCCCGGACGAAGCGTCGTCTCACGCTCGGGATGTGTGCCCGGCACCACGTGCAGCGACGCAAAGTCGATCAACCGATCGCCAGCACCGGGGCCGCGAATGGTCACCGTGGCGCCCAACGCGACCAGAGCGACCGCGAGGTCGCCAGGATATGTGGCGATGCAATGATCGCTCACACCGAGAACTGCCTCGGTCCGATTGATTCCAGAGAGAGCCGAGCAACCGGAGCCCGGCTCGCGCTTGTTGCAGGGCATCGCGGTGTCGCGAAAGTACGGACAGCGCGTGCGCTGAAGGACGTTACCGCCGATCGTTGCCATGTTGCGCAACTGACCCGACGCCGCGAGCAGGAGCGCCTGGCTCACGACCGGATAGCGTTCGCGCACGCGTGCATCCCATGCGACGTCGCGCATGCGCGCAAGCGCGCCGAGTCGCAGGCCGCCGCCAGGCATGTCGGCGATCATCGACAGCGACGGGTTACGGCGGCCGAGGTCGTTGATGTCGACGACGTGGCCAGGACGCTCGACGTTGAGCTTCATGAGGTCGATGAGGTTCGTACCGCCGGCAACGTATTTCGCCGACGGTGCAGTACCGGCGCGAAGCGCAGCCTCGATGTCCGTGGTGCGGACGTACTGGAAGTCGATCATTGGGTTCGCCCTCCGCCGTTCGAGGCCTGTGCGCGCCTGACTTCCTGCACGGCGGCAACGATGCCTGGGTACGCGCCGCAACGACAGATATTGCCGCTCATCGCTTCGCGCACGTCGTCGTCACCCGGTCCCCACGGCTCGTCGAGCACGCCGACCGCCGAC contains:
- a CDS encoding xanthine dehydrogenase family protein subunit M, encoding MIDFQYVRTTDIEAALRAGTAPSAKYVAGGTNLIDLMKLNVERPGHVVDINDLGRRNPSLSMIADMPGGGLRLGALARMRDVAWDARVRERYPVVSQALLLAASGQLRNMATIGGNVLQRTRCPYFRDTAMPCNKREPGSGCSALSGINRTEAVLGVSDHCIATYPGDLAVALVALGATVTIRGPGAGDRLIDFASLHVVPGTHPERETTLRPGELITSIDLPPLPAAKRSLYLKVRDRASFAFALASAAVAVDVQSGKIQDARVGLGGVATRPWRSTEAEHELIGKPVSEHTFREAAEAALAKARPHRDNAFKVLLAKRTLVRALTEVTT